TCAATAGAATTATTTTCTGTTTTAACCTGATGTTTTCCCAAAAGCTGCCCTGCATAAATGCCTTTGTATGTGTTGTACAATGCATGGTTATCAACTGTTAAATCATTTGCCAGATCCGTACCCGTGCGATGTGTATATTGGGAGAGACCGTTACTGTTAAATATGTTTTTAAATTCAATTGTATTCTTTCTGAACTTAAACGCCCAGTTGTGCAATATGCCTAACCGAACATTGTTATTATACTGCTGATCGTTGTAATTGTATTTCGGATCCTGTTTATCATTGGCAAAGTCGTAAATATTGTAATCCGCCCTGAAAACAGAATACGTCTGCTTTGAAATGCTGTAATTCAGCGAAGTAATCATCCCTACCAGCAATTTATCGGTAGAAATCCTTCTTCCAAAGCTGATACCTATCCGCTGGTCGGGAATGGATGCCTGTTTGGATGCTGTCCAGTTGTTATTTAACTGCTTACCCGCATCCACCTGTTCCTGCAGCGTCAAGGCATTCACATCTTTTGCAAAACCGGATGGCAGATTATTTTTGGAATCATTTGCAAGATAAAACAAGGGACTGTTTTTCTGGTTGTAATACGGCTTGAAAGTGGTGCCGACCCTGAAGGTGGTACCGTATGAAATATCTACAAAATTATTATCCGGAAAGCTCTTTGTAAATATCTTCACCATACCTCCGGCAAACTCACCACATACATCAGCTGAGGGACTTTTTAAAACAATGATTCTGTCTAATTGTGCGGATGGAATAATATCGAAAGCAAAGGACTTTACGTCTGTTTCCATAGATGGTGCCATGGCATTATGCAGAAGCACATTATTATACCGCTGATTCAGACCTCGTATATTGATGAAGTTGCCCTGAATGGTAACACCCGGAATTCTTCTGACCACCTGAGAGGCATCCCTGTCCGCGGTTTTTTGTATTTGCTGAGACGAAATACCACTCGAAATCTGCGCAGCGTTTTTCATTTCCAGTAATACTGCCGTTTCGGTATTGGTTTTCTTAAAATCGACAACCTGCACTTCTTCCAGTTCATTTGTTGTGACATCCAGGTTTACATTTAATAC
This Sphingobacteriales bacterium DNA region includes the following protein-coding sequences:
- a CDS encoding carboxypeptidase-like regulatory domain-containing protein translates to MKVFKHTLTAAVLVLLSTIGLAQTGKISGLIIDKTTQEALIGVNVSIEGSVLGATTDMDGKYEITDLTPGTYKLLFSYIGYSDKNVEGVEVKADEVTVLNVNLDVTTNELEEVQVVDFKKTNTETAVLLEMKNAAQISSGISSQQIQKTADRDASQVVRRIPGVTIQGNFINIRGLNQRYNNVLLHNAMAPSMETDVKSFAFDIIPSAQLDRIIVLKSPSADVCGEFAGGMVKIFTKSFPDNNFVDISYGTTFRVGTTFKPYYNQKNSPLFYLANDSKNNLPSGFAKDVNALTLQEQVDAGKQLNNNWTASKQASIPDQRIGISFGRRISTDKLLVGMITSLNYSISKQTYSVFRADYNIYDFANDKQDPKYNYNDQQYNNNVRLGILHNWAFKFRKNTIEFKNIFNSNGLSQYTHRTGTDLANDLTVDNHALYNTYKGIYAGQLLGKHQVKTENNSIDWVVGYSRAYKNEPDFKRYTSTLNTATGIYEINVLPTSVNPNMLGRFFSKMDENIFTAAINSTNKIIKTADKDSYLL